The following are encoded in a window of Pongo abelii isolate AG06213 chromosome 16, NHGRI_mPonAbe1-v2.0_pri, whole genome shotgun sequence genomic DNA:
- the LACTB gene encoding serine beta-lactamase-like protein LACTB, mitochondrial isoform X2 has protein sequence MYRLLSAVTARAAAPGSLASSCGRRGVHQRAGLPPLGHGWVGGLGLGLGLALGVKLAGGLRGAAPAQSPAAPDPEASPLAEPPQEQSLAPWCPQTPAPPRSRCFARAIESSRDLLHRIKDEVGAPGIVIGVSVDGKEVWSEGLGYADVENRVPCKPETVMRIASISKSLTMVALAKLWEAGKLDLDIPVQHYVPEFPEKEYEGEKVSVTTRLLISHLSGIRHYEKDIKKVKEEKAYKALKMMKENVAFEQEKEGKSNEKNDFTKFKTEQENEAKCRNSKPGKKKNDFEQGELYLREKFENSIESLRLFKNDPLFFKPGSQFLYSTFGYTLLAAIVERASGCKYLDYMQKIFHDLDMLTTVQEENEPVIYNRASIPEVSRSDWFPTNL, from the exons ATGTACCGGCTCCTGTCAGCAGTGACTGCCCGGGCTGCCGCCCCCGGGAGCTTGGCCTCAAGCTGCGGACGACGCGGGGTCCATCAGCGTGCCGGGCTGCCGCCGCTCGGCCACGGCTGGGTCGGGGGCCtcgggctggggctggggctggcgcTCGGGGTGAAGCTGGCGGGTGGGCTGAGGGGCGCGGCCCCGGCGCAGTCCCCCGCGGCCCCCGACCCTGAGGCGTCGCCTCTGGCCGAGCCGCCACAGGAGCAGTCCCTCGCCCCGTGGTGTCCGCAGACCCCGGCGCCGCCCCGCTCCAGGTGCTTCGCCAGAGCCATCGAGAGCAGCCGCGACCTGCTGCACAGGATCAAG GATGAGGTGGGCGCACCGGGCATAGTGATTGGAGTTTCTGTAGATGGAAAAGAAGTCTGGTCAGAAG gttTAGGTTATGCTGATGTTGAGAACCGTGTACCATGTAAGCCAGAGACAGTTATGCGAATTGCCAGCATCAGCAAAAGTCTCACCATGGTTGCTCTTGCCAAATTGTGGGAAGCAGGGAAACTGGATCTTGATATTCCAGTACAACATTATGTTCCCGAATTCCCGGAAAAAGAATATGAAGGTGAAAAG GTTTCTGTCACAACAAGATTACTGATATCCCATTTAAGTGGAATTCGTCATTATGAAAAGGACATAAAAAAGGTGAAAGAAGAGAAAGCTTATAAAGCCTTGAAGATGATGAAAGAGAATGTTGCATTTGAGcaagaaaaagaaggcaaaagtAATGAAAAGAATGATTTTACTAAATTTAAAACAGAGCAGGAGAATGAAGCCAAATGCCGGAATTCAAAACCTGGCAAGAAAAAGAATGATTTTGAACAAGGCGAATTATATTTGagagaaaagtttgaaaattcaATTGAATCCctaagattatttaaaaatgatccTTTGTTCTTTAAACCTG GTAGTCAGTTTTTGTATTCAACTTTTGGCTATACCCTACTGGCAGCCATAGTAGAGAGAGCTTCAGGATGTAAATATTTGGACTATATGCAGAAAATATTCCATGACTTGGATATGCTGACAACTGTGCAGGAAGAAAACGAGCCAGTGATTTACAATAGAGCAAG CATTCCTGAGGTGAGCCGTTCTGATTGGTTCCCCACGAACCTTTAA